In Calliopsis andreniformis isolate RMS-2024a chromosome 6, iyCalAndr_principal, whole genome shotgun sequence, the genomic window TGAAACTGACTGCCAAGTGTTTCATGTTTGTGTGTCTGTATCAGGCACTATCCAGGATTACAAGTAAGTAATATTAAGAATTTGTAAGAGTTTTCTCCTATATATTTCTGAGTTCTCATCTCTTATTTTCCTTTTGTGATTATAAGTAATTTACATAAATCTCTTATTTCTTTCTCAAGATTCTTATGTCCTAATGACACTGCCTTTGATCAAGAAAGCCAAACTTGTGCTGACTGGTATGATGTTGACTGTGAAGCTGCTACTCTCTACTATGCCAGCGATAACTTTGACTTGTACAGACTTGGATCTGGATTGGAGTCACTTCACTATGATAGTATACGTAGTGATGCAGAACCTCAAGATCATTTACAACGCAGTGAAACCAGTGATCCAGTCCGTTCTTCTGCCAATAATCTCAATAGAGTTTCATCTACTAACTACAACAATGTGAACAACAACAAAGATTTACGCGGTAGCAGCAGTGGTAATTTTTATAATAACAGAAACGGCAAAGAGGAGGATTATGAAAGTGAAAAATCTTACAAAGAAGAAATTGCTCAAGACACAAAGAAAAAGACAGGAGTTAGAAAAGTCAGTAGAAAACAACAGTTCAATGATAATggcaataataattacaatgacaataataattatgCATCATCCAGTACAGCAGCTTCACCACCTGCTAACCATCAAAATACTTACACTGGTTTCTACAgtagtaataactataatcaacGCGCCAATGGTTATGTTCCATCAACTAGTGCAAGGCCTCAAGAAAATTACAACACAAATCAAAATACACAGAAATACAACACACCATCTTCAACGTACAGACCAAGCACAAATtatcaaaataactataatttcCAATCTCCCAGTACAACAACCAGGACAactatctataataattataacactaattacaataatcaacaaaatagtGGTACTTTCAGTCAAAGTACGACTGTAAAACCAACAAACTACAAAAATTATCAGAATTACAATGGTGGACAGTTTGTACCATCCACAACTTTACAACCTAGCACTAATTACCAGTCAAACGACTATACCAATTATCAAAGAAATTATAATAACATTCAACGAGGAAGTAGCAATATACCATATCAGTCAACAACATCTGCATCCACTGTTTATGATAATGTTTATAATggcaacaacaataataatggaCAATATAGAAGCGGTTCAACCACAAGACAAGATGTATATCAATCCACCACAAAATATTTCCCGAGCTATGCTAGCAGTAGTTATGCTCCAACCACGTATAGTCCAGTTACAAAGAAGTACATTGCTAATGACAATACTCAAGCTCAAACCAGTTTAAGAAATGATGGACAGTATTATGACAAGACTAATCAACCAGTGAAGGGTTCATCACAATATTATGATAGCACCAAGGCACCAAAAAAGGCTACACAATATAACAATTATGATGGTACAAATGGAAAATATTACACAGAAACCAGCACAAATAACTATGACATTGCTCGATCATCAGTAGGAATTGGATTTAGCCCCTCTAGTATTAACCACTTGGCTGAAACACCACGATCTACCACTCCAGTACCAAGGTAATATAATAGTATTAGTATTTATAATCTTAATTCTTTCAAGATTAAGATATCTAACAAATCATTATTTATATAagtgatgaaaaataagaaaatcaagaaatttctttctcttcttttctTAGGAGAATCTCTACAGCTACAACATACAATCCCAACACGTttaactcaaatactcaaaggcCACCTCAGTCACCTACCACTCCACGAGGAAGTACTTATGTCAGTGGATCTGCAAGGCCCTTCTCATCAACAACAAGACTTCCAAACACCACAACACCAAGGCCCAAATCTGGGAAGAagaatgactatgactatgcctattaTGATAACACTGCAGGTCTCGAATATGACAGTTTAGATTTAGAACATGTAACTGGGAATAAGGAATCTACGAAAATTACGAGAAATTGATTTCATTTCGCTTTTTGTTTAAATCTCTCTGAAATCAGTGACATGTTTGTTAACAGAAATATTCTTGCCACATAATTTCGAAGGGATTCTGAAAAATCCTAACTTCATAATCGTGGCCAGTATATCATCAAAATCGGCTTTCGatgataaaataatatgtattgaaaaccgatTTTGCTGTAAAGACTAGATTGCTTTAAATACACTGAATGATTTTACGAGGTCTAGCAATAACGCCTATTACACAGACCTAtatatttttcacattttttataCAGTATTGTAGGATAAACAACTATGCGCGTTGAAAATTATATAATGAATAAGCAGGAATGTtactgtattgtgtattgttaaattatattaagaaATTTCATAATTGTCAGTGCATTGATGGCGTAATGTTTCGTCGAAATTCGATACATTTTGTACATAAATACTTTAAAGGAAAGTATTCAAATTTGCAATATTGTCCTAAAACTTGCGGACTGAATGTAAATACTATtagtattttaattaaaagaaaGCACTAAAAAACATTTTACCTTTTAATTTGCTTCCCCGCTCTGTTTTAACACTTTCTGATTTCGAATTTTAAGTTTGAACTGATGACCAAATTAAAAACCCCAAAAGCTCTACTACTTCGATAAGATTGTAAACGCAACATTCTTAttacataatttattttatatgcaGAGAACAATTTCTTATTGTTGTATATTTTGTTATAAATTACGTAATAGGTTTTCGTATCTTCTTTTTTAATTACTGACATCACAGAAATCACTATGGATAATAATACATAAATCACTATACAACTGCTTTAGCTTCAAACCTATTACAGAAGCATGTTCGGTCGCAAACGACGTgaagaattcggaattgaggtgttCCAATTCTTCAAAATGTATCACACCTAATTTATGACATTATTTCATCATCTGTGATTATTGTAATACATTCAAACGTTTCAATAAACTGATAAAAATATAGTGACGAAAAAACAAAATTGTTCACACAATTAGACAAATTGCATGTAAGTACTTTATCACTTGTCTACATTTATCAAATTCTTTTTACATTGTACTTCGCAAGTAAACAAACGTCTATATCTTCTGTTATTAATTTATCATATTtgcattaattaaaaatataaaattcagtTATGAAAAATATAGGTTATTGCATAATCTATTTAGAGGTTACCAATAAAGTGTTAGTCCTTTACATATTCTTAAATTAAGACAACAGTATACTAATATCATACATATATTACAGAAATCACAAGAAAAAGCATAATGGGAAATCTAATGACTTCTGCTGTATCAGCGGCTGATGTAATTATGCCTGTGCCCCCTCAAGGAATTTCAAAGCCAGCACATCATGGGATGGATAAACTACAAGGTGAACCACCACCAGAATGTCCTATGCATAAAGCAAAGGAAAACCCACCACCTAAATATACTAGCGAATGTCCAATAGACCACATGCCTGCAGATGAAATTAATCCCCTTAACATGGTTTGTATAAATGATAACTATACTGTGGATGCAAATTTGTATCTTCATAAATTGTCATAAAGATACCTTcttatatacattctatacttgTTTGAACATTTAAATTTTCTGTAAATGCATAAAAGCCCACAGTCTACTAAATAACATTTCCCTATTATATAGTGAAAATAAGTATGTAGaacaaaaatttgttaaattacAGATGCCTCCTGCCAATCAACAACCAGCACCAGATCAGCCTTTTCCACTGCCTACAGATAGACAAATTTCATCTATACCAAAAGCAGCAGGAGAAGGAGAATTTTGGGTATATCCGTCGCAGCAGATGTTTTGGAATGCCATGCTAAGGAAAGGCTGGCGTTGGAAAAATGATGACATCTCACCGAAAGACATGGAtgatataataaaaattcacaATGCCAACAATGAACAAGCATGGCAAGAAGTTCTTAAATGGGAAGCGCTTCATGCAAAAGAATGTAGTAATCCAAAACTTCGTAGTTTTGGAGGTAAAGCCACAAAATATTCTCCACGTGCAAAGATTCGACATTGGCTGGGGTAAGATATGGTTTTAGTGAAAagtaaattgttatatttaaaaaatataaataaatgttgTACTTTTAGGTATGAACTACCATTTGATCGCCATGATTGGATAATAGATAGATGTGGAAAGGATGTGAGATATGTAATAGATTATTATGATGGTGGTCAGGTAAACGAGAAATACACATTCGCTTTACTAGATGTAAGACCTGCTGTGGACTCTTGGGAAAATGTGTGGGATCGCATGAAGGTAATGTGGTTGCGTTGGAGATATTGCTCTGAATTAAAGGACTCAGAATGTGCTACAAAACCTAgtgaaaaacaaaattaaaaattagataGAATGGAGTCACATTAGCTTCTTAATTAAACAATTGTTTTATGAGTTACGATATATATTCGTAATTATATTACGAGATGTCACGATATATTTGAATAAACCAAAACCAAAGAGATTTACTAACAACTGAAAATACCATGCGCATGAAattgtttatattttttaatatttatgcaATAAACAACCTGCTGTTGTAAAAAAATTTACTTCCAGTAATAATAAATTTgtacaaataatttcaaatatattttaaaaatatattgataACGTACTAATATCGGAAAGTTAGAGTATCAACTTATCTTAAGACAGTATTAAAAAACCATAGGAACACTCCTACCACTTATTGTACAATTTCATTTCAGATTTAATCTGAAGAAATAGCACTTCAAAAAAGTTATACATTGTAATATATTATAAACTAATAACGGTTAAGATAAAatcattaaaaataaaactatTAAAGACATTGTACTTTTAAAAACTTAAATGTTAATAAAAACAATCAGAAAAAATAGAAGTCTATAACAGATTTATCTGAAAAATTCGTATATCTATGTATTATGCACATGGTGCTTTATTGTCAAAAATCTTAAAAGTTTGAATGTGTAAAAGAATTTCAGTATTTAGAGACACTATAccttaaataaaattatatttttctaaaaatacAAACGAAACTGTAGTAAAATAAAATTCGTTTCTGATACAAgaataatattatataagttaAAGCGTGTGAATACTTTACTCAAATGGAAGATTCAAATATTGAGTGTTTTATAAATCATTCATACTAAAAACATCCAAACTCTGAAACTCTATTAAAACTTTAAAGActttaaattatataaaatgaattataaaaCACTGCAAAAAACATTGTCCTCCATCCCATTAACCACTATAgaactgatgtatatatatatatatatatatgtttatataaatatgtatgtatcaccttattatataatatataattaacAGATATTAATTATTACAAAAATTTCTGATACATATGATGACATTGAACATTGGATTTTAAATTGATGCAACAATAATGATATTACATTGTTAAGAAACTATGTCAATTACATAGTATTCAATATTTTCATTTCAAATATTAATTTCACCCTGCAATTTTTGTAAATTTGATCACTATAAAATTCTGGTGTATAAATGTTTCtattatatacattttttatacattatacagttgcataaaattcaattcatACATTTTATTCGTGTTAAAATTAAATCCTCTTGTTGCTGTTTTGCAAAAAGAGTAgtttataatattattaatagtaATTATAACAGTATAACAGAGATAAATTTTCTTCTTTGAAATGtcactttatcctcaatactactgAGAATGTTTCTTACAATCAGTCTAAATGAACACTCAAGCAAGCtgtaatgaaaaatgtaatcCTCATAATTGATTGAAAAACTATCACACCTCATTTTTTAATTCCATATTAGTTAGGAAACGAAAATGCAGAACTTTTCTGTACAATTGGCACATTTACTTTCTCTACATACTATCGTAAACGCAAAcgcataactacaataatcaactACTTTTCTTTACTGGAACAAATTTCAATGTGTTCATCCAAATTAAAAATAACGAGGgtacaattattaatattttttcattcctattctgtttattcaaCAATGAATTAATAGTCAAAGCAATAAACAGATGCAATTTATGAGCAACTAAATAAATTGCATTTTGAAACAAATCAAACCTAAAGCcagtaatatacaataaatacataGCAAATCTCCAATCTTCTAAGTTTCgttttaaaatatataattttcttGCGACGAGGTTTTCCTCAATTTATCAAAACCTTACAATAttgatttaaaatatttaaatcagtTAAATACGAAATATGCAAAATCTTACTCTTTTTAATGTTTTCTAAATAGAATTATGTGGCAAATAGCCAAAACAGTTATTGGAACCGCAAAGGCAGGGCGTATCACTAAGATGATGGACGGAATTAGTAACTCCATCAGCATAGTTAAATGTTATTTCTTCATTCATTTCTATGTCTTTAGACGCAAATAAACATAATCGAGGTACTAAACCTTCGACTCTTATCGGTACGAGATTGGCATTTGGTTCACAACTATGATTAGAATAACGCCCAATGTTACCGAAGTACTTCGGATCTATACACGTGACAATAGTTTTATCACCGATGTGTTCAAACACTACAATAACGTAATTCATACAAGTTTTATTCGCTTCGACTCTGCGTCGTGCTTCCTCGATACCTATCACCTCACCAGCATATTCACATATAAATTGgccttttttaatttttgtatttgtAAATAAACCAAGTCCTTTTTTTCCAATAGCCCTTACTATTAGGCTATTCAATGGCCCTTTTTGTACCACTCTATTACCACAATTTTCTCTGCATGTGCAATGAGAGTTACATTCAATTATTGGCCCTGTTACTTTTTCATCTAGTATTCGATCATTGATATAATTAGGAGAACCACGCGTACACATACAATCAGAGCATTTATCTACGCACGAACATCCTAGCGTATACTCTGATTCAAAATCATCTATATCTACACCGGGGCCTGGTATATTGTTCACTACATACATCACATCCGGTACTGTATGCTCATATTCATCTGCACAAGCAGTCGCCTCCATGCTTACCATAACTTTATATCAACgaaaaatccaaaaaaattCGACAGAATCTTTATAAAGACAGGTAGCACaaaataaagaagaaaatttGTTTCTGATGACAAATGCGTTATACCATTTAAAAATCCTAGAAATAAGATTTCAGCTAGTCTACTTGTGGCCACTGACCTTTAAGAGCCCCTCAAACGATGATCTGATAGATTGTAATGTGAGAATAGAAGGTACTGGTAAAATTTTATATCCTGCATATACTACAGCACTCAGTATCGTAGTATATAcagtaaattttaatattttagtcgATAACGCCTGGGGAGGCACTCTGTAAAAAATCAAAGAAACACGATAGATATTATACTTGTAAATCTTCAGTTAAAAACCTATGTTAAACAAAAGTACCTCATAATAGGTGGTATATCAGAAGGTTGTACTTTCCCCcaatttgcaataattcctggagTATGACCTATCCCAACAATTCCTACAACTCTTGCTGGTACTATTCCATTCAAAGTCCAGTGAGGCATACACGCATCTTGAAGAGAATAAGCAAGATACAAATCTCTTTCTTTCACGAACACTTGCTCTATTGCAGGATACTCTTCTTTTAATTTACTAATCATATCATCTAATAAATCTCTTTGCTTATAAATTTCTACATCTTCTTTACTAATATGACCTTTGAAATTTATCAAATTCCACCCAAGTTTTATGGTTTGCCACCAAGTTAATGATCTCATAGCACGTTGAATTGTTATATTGATTGGCCGATCAGCTAGTTGAATGATACAGTTTGGAATTTTTTTAGCCTGTGAAAACAGTATATAATTTTGTAACATGTTATTTTACATTGCCATCTAAGTActaacctaactattctaatttACCTCCTCAAAAGCTCTACGGAATTCACCACCAGGTGCCATTCCAAGTTTTTTAGCAAACTTGGCTACCATTCTTAATATCAAGATATGTAATAATCCATTGTGAGTCCCATATGTCTTCAGAGTTTCAACAATAGATTCTACAAAATAAAGTATGCGAATACTATACTAAAGGAAATTTAGATATATAAACCTAGAAACTTACCATATGTTAATTCCTTGGCATAGTTATACATAACTTTTTCATCAAGTTGCAAAATACCAACTCTGGCTTTGCATAATTCAACTACAACTGTATGTGGTTGCACAGCTTGAATTATCTTTAATTGTAACAGAATTTGTATTCTTAACTATTCTTATAACTCTAGCCCTTTGCACTTGACTGACGACTCTAAGTCGACATTATAAAGGCAAAATTGTAAATCTCTAAGTGCAAAGGGTTAGTAATTAACTATAACTAATGTTAAAATACTAGTGAAATATCATTTATTTACCATTGATACATCATTTTGACTGTCAACACTAAAATGTGCCGTACCCACTAAATACAATTTTCCTCCATCTGGTGTTGTAAGTAACGTTACTGTTTCTGGCAACCTTTGATCTATACTAACATCATATTCGTTTTGGTTTGATGTATTAACATTAACATCTTCGATAATGCTTTTGCTCTGAGCATTAAGTCCTACTGAATTTTCTAGAATAAAAACAATCTTTATTTAGTAATTTGACTTAATGATATACAAACTTACATATTTTTTAAGATATTGTTGTAAAGAAAATTTTTCATAATATGTACTGTATCTACTTTATGACAGTTCATATACCTTTATGTTTgaacaattttcttttatttctgtaTTGCACTGGCATTTTGAAAGCACTAATGTATTTTTGTAATAAGTTTGTCCTATAATTCAAACCATGACTTCATATTGATTTCATTATTATATTAGAGACAAAgaaagaaggagagagagaaaaaaatgaGACATATATATGAAAGGTAACTACGAGTATGAAACCTTAGAACGTTAGCTGTTTCAAAGCACCTTTCAAAATATCTAACAGTGCAATTTATAAGAAATATACTTTCTAATAGTATTGATTAAAACAAAGAATGAACTATTAAAAAAATCTTCACAATTAGTACGTATACTAACGATACTGCTTTCTTGCgtcaataatattattatttaaaaatttttaatttatctttTTTTCACCTTCAGCTTCTTTTTCCTTTGTATCCACTGAGGCTTCATGTGCTGAAGACTGGTTCCCTGGGTTAGATACCAATTCCGTATTTATTTGTGATTcgttgacaattaatttttcagTCATACTTTGCATATCTGATTTAGATTTTGTATCATAATTATCTTTTTCATTAACTACAGAGTAATGTTTGTCTTCTACAGACATTAGGCTTTGAGATATATCCATGTCTGAATTATTAGAGTTTTTAGCATTCAATGATATTTAGACCTGGTAATTAAAATACTTAATATATTACATCATTATTTACTATTAATTTCACTAATGACAGATAATTACATGTCCTAAAACACCATTTTTCCAGATTTCTAACATTTCTACCTTTCCATATGGTAACTGATTGAAACAAATATAAGAATATTtgcatattttgttttatgtatcATTAAATTGTAATTAATAAACAAACATGAaaatactagtgtaaaagttgccAAGTtctgtttaaaatttaaaatgacTCAACAATGAATACACATGTATCATATTCAATCAAATGATACAATGTTTCTATAACCTCAATAAATTAACAATTTAGTTTTAATAATCAGACTATTTGGAAAATCACggtgaatttaattttttttttcaaagcaTAACAATATTTCTCATAAAATACGACAATTaaaagatattattttttcaaatttacgaGTAAATATTTTAGAACAAGACTACTGATGACAAAACTTAACACTACCTCTTGACGTCCTTTGGATATTAGATATTACCAAAAATGTGTGAAGAACAATTACTACTATCCCTTATTTTGCAAAATGAATTATATAACTAATCTTACCGAGGACAAATCGAATTCCACATAGTTTTACCACTTTTTCGATTATATCAACGATTGAAACCAACAAATACGGCGATCAGACTTATAACTATCCCGAAATACTGTCAACCTACAAAGCATCGATCATTATCAACCTTTGTTTGTTTGTTATCAACAAACAAtactgagtatttttatttgattGAATGTATATACTCAAATTactattatttttgttattactGACAACATATATCAAATATCATACTTTTACAAATACTTTTGTAAAATCGTAAAATTCTTCAATAATTGTTTCTCCATTTTATTATTCGAGTTCTTGAGGTTGTAAGCAAGAAAATTCAACCTTCACATGCTacttaaattaataaaaatcttAATATCCACTTACCGGTTCGATGAAACTCTTCTAACGCATAGTACTGTAACAATTTGGATATTGTTATTGTCGTTTGTTTTAACTTGCTTATGGTATATATTTATAGAGTTCGTTTCGAGGATAAGTTTTTAAGGAACACTTATACTCAATTATATAACCATTTTGAACACCATTTATAATACCAATATAAtgttaaattttttaatgaCACTATATTTAATTAGTGtaacaaaataaattatatatctTATAAAAAATCTTTAAGCATACTTAGAATCTAGTTTGCAATTATATCTGATTTTAACTTAGAGGTCGCTACTCAGTGTTAAcaaatttaaattgaattaattCGAAATGgcaatatttatatatacttTCATAATACTGATTTTGATCTTTATGTAAAAAAAATGCTTTCATAGATTATTTACGTTTATATCATTTAATGTTTAATCCTTAACtattagctataatttttttagcCTAAGACGAGTGTCTTATACATAGTTaaagattaattaattaatcgttAACAGAAAAAATTCTCAAGAAACGAAAGCTtctaatttttcaattatatgTGTACCAAATACCAAAGTTCTGGCAGGCATTTCCAGATAGAATTTGTAATAATATATAGTAAAACTTAATTATGATAATTAACACTTACaggaaaatttacaaaatatcgTTCACCACATTTATCCGCGTTCTGAATATCTGCACTGAATGCAGAAGCACTACTGTGTACATAAGTTGAATCTATGTAGTGCagcaaatatttttctttgtatTACAGTTTGATGAACTGTTTACAATTTACTAACATTCTTTTATACTAAATATGAGATATTATCTACAAGtttatagaaaatttaaaaatatattgaaaGTTTATTTTATAATCGATACACAACAACAATCAATACAgaaatattaaaagaataaaaatattaaaaaataatttatcttgttctttttataca contains:
- the LOC143180614 gene encoding traB domain-containing protein isoform X2 — translated: MPVQYRNKRKLFKHKENSVGLNAQSKSIIEDVNVNTSNQNEYDVSIDQRLPETVTLLTTPDGGKLYLVGTAHFSVDSQNDVSMIIQAVQPHTVVVELCKARVGILQLDEKVMYNYAKELTYESIVETLKTYGTHNGLLHILILRMVAKFAKKLGMAPGGEFRRAFEEAKKIPNCIIQLADRPINITIQRAMRSLTWWQTIKLGWNLINFKGHISKEDVEIYKQRDLLDDMISKLKEEYPAIEQVFVKERDLYLAYSLQDACMPHWTLNGIVPARVVGIVGIGHTPGIIANWGKVQPSDIPPIMRVPPQALSTKILKFTVYTTILSAVVYAGYKILPVPSILTLQSIRSSFEGLLKVSGHK
- the LOC143180616 gene encoding histone-lysine N-methyltransferase SETMAR; this encodes MVSMEATACADEYEHTVPDVMYVVNNIPGPGVDIDDFESEYTLGCSCVDKCSDCMCTRGSPNYINDRILDEKVTGPIIECNSHCTCRENCGNRVVQKGPLNSLIVRAIGKKGLGLFTNTKIKKGQFICEYAGEVIGIEEARRRVEANKTCMNYVIVVFEHIGDKTIVTCIDPKYFGNIGRYSNHSCEPNANLVPIRVEGLVPRLCLFASKDIEMNEEITFNYADGVTNSVHHLSDTPCLCGSNNCFGYLPHNSI
- the Cchl gene encoding cytochrome c heme lyase, whose product is MGNLMTSAVSAADVIMPVPPQGISKPAHHGMDKLQGEPPPECPMHKAKENPPPKYTSECPIDHMPADEINPLNMMPPANQQPAPDQPFPLPTDRQISSIPKAAGEGEFWVYPSQQMFWNAMLRKGWRWKNDDISPKDMDDIIKIHNANNEQAWQEVLKWEALHAKECSNPKLRSFGGKATKYSPRAKIRHWLGYELPFDRHDWIIDRCGKDVRYVIDYYDGGQVNEKYTFALLDVRPAVDSWENVWDRMKVMWLRWRYCSELKDSECATKPSEKQN
- the LOC143180614 gene encoding traB domain-containing protein isoform X1 encodes the protein MDISQSLMSVEDKHYSVVNEKDNYDTKSKSDMQSMTEKLIVNESQINTELVSNPGNQSSAHEASVDTKEKEAEENSVGLNAQSKSIIEDVNVNTSNQNEYDVSIDQRLPETVTLLTTPDGGKLYLVGTAHFSVDSQNDVSMIIQAVQPHTVVVELCKARVGILQLDEKVMYNYAKELTYESIVETLKTYGTHNGLLHILILRMVAKFAKKLGMAPGGEFRRAFEEAKKIPNCIIQLADRPINITIQRAMRSLTWWQTIKLGWNLINFKGHISKEDVEIYKQRDLLDDMISKLKEEYPAIEQVFVKERDLYLAYSLQDACMPHWTLNGIVPARVVGIVGIGHTPGIIANWGKVQPSDIPPIMRVPPQALSTKILKFTVYTTILSAVVYAGYKILPVPSILTLQSIRSSFEGLLKVSGHK
- the LOC143180040 gene encoding uncharacterized protein LOC143180040 gives rise to the protein MEPLGRRFIFAFWVAALGVCVLGLQRPPPRYSQQYMPETSFSCRNKIVGSYYADPETDCQVFHVCVSVSGTIQDYKFLCPNDTAFDQESQTCADWYDVDCEAATLYYASDNFDLYRLGSGLESLHYDSIRSDAEPQDHLQRSETSDPVRSSANNLNRVSSTNYNNVNNNKDLRGSSSGNFYNNRNGKEEDYESEKSYKEEIAQDTKKKTGVRKVSRKQQFNDNGNNNYNDNNNYASSSTAASPPANHQNTYTGFYSSNNYNQRANGYVPSTSARPQENYNTNQNTQKYNTPSSTYRPSTNYQNNYNFQSPSTTTRTTIYNNYNTNYNNQQNSGTFSQSTTVKPTNYKNYQNYNGGQFVPSTTLQPSTNYQSNDYTNYQRNYNNIQRGSSNIPYQSTTSASTVYDNVYNGNNNNNGQYRSGSTTRQDVYQSTTKYFPSYASSSYAPTTYSPVTKKYIANDNTQAQTSLRNDGQYYDKTNQPVKGSSQYYDSTKAPKKATQYNNYDGTNGKYYTETSTNNYDIARSSVGIGFSPSSINHLAETPRSTTPVPRRISTATTYNPNTFNSNTQRPPQSPTTPRGSTYVSGSARPFSSTTRLPNTTTPRPKSGKKNDYDYAYYDNTAGLEYDSLDLEHVTGNKESTKITRN